The sequence TGCCATCTACAGAGACGGTGTGAAGGGTTTCGGTGCTGGAGAGAGCATGATCGTGAACGAGCTTGGAGGTCTTGGCGACAAGCTCTTTGAATTGCTCATTTTTGGCAACAAAGTCTGTTTCAGAGTTGATCTCAAGCAGAGAGGCTTTGGAGAAATCAGACGCCACTTCTACGCTCACCACGCCTTCGCTAGCGACACGATCAGCTTTTTTGGCAGCTTTGCTGAGTCCTTTTTCGCGGAGGTATTCCACCGCCTTTTCGATGTCGCCATCGGTCTCAACGAGTGCTTTTTTGCAGTCCATCATGCCCGCGTCGGTCATTTCGCGGAGCTGTTTAACGAGTTGAGCTGTGATCTCTGCCATGATTTATTTCTCCTCTTCTTCGACAACTTCGCTCTCTTGGAGCGCGTCGCCCTCTTCACTCATTGCTTCAGCTAGAACCTCTTGCTTTTCGGCTTCGCTTGCAGGAGTGACCTCTTCAGTGGCTTCTCCCTCTTCGCTGCCGGCTAAGGCTCGACCCTCTTGAATCGCTTCGGCCATCTCTTTGCAGAAAAGCTGAATGGATCGAATCGCATCATCGTTTCCGGGAATGGGGAAATCTACAACATCGGGATCGCAGTTGGTATCAAGGGGGGCAACGACAGGAATTCCAAGTCTTCTTGCCTCAGCCACGGCGATTTTCTCTTTAGCGGCGTCCACGACAAAAAGCATATCGGGAGCTTTTTTCATGTGGCGCACACCGCCAAGATACTTCTCAAGCTTCTCTTTTTTGCGAGTGAGCATGAGCTTCTCTTTTTTAGTGAGAAGCTCGATTTGGCCGCTAGCTTCCATCTCTTCGATCACTTCAAGCTTGCGGATGGATTTTTTGATGGTGGAGAAGTTGGTGAGCATACCGCCAAGCCATCGGTAGTTTACATAGGGAGCGTTGATGGTGTCAGCGTATTGCTTGATGGTTTCGCTCGCTTGCTTTTTGGTGCCAACAAACATGACGGTTTTGCCCTCAGCCGCGGCATCACGGACAACATTGTAGGTGTATCGGAAGTATCGTAGGGTCTTTTGTAGGTCGATAATATGGATGTTTTTTCGAACGCCGAAGATGTATTTTTTCATCTTGGGATTCCATCGTCTTGTCTGGTGTCCGAAGTGAACACCGCACTCTAGTAGGTCTTTCATGGTAACCATGATCATTGTCTCCTTGGTATGTTTTTTGGTTTATGCCTCCACGCCCCTCTAACGAAAATGACTTTTCGCAACCTTTTCAAGGATTGGCGTGTGTGAGCTACTCTTTTGTCGCCTAGATGGAGTCGTCCCCTAAGGACAAAAAGAGTGGCGATTCTACTAAAAAGAGGATTAAATTTAGCTTTTTTGAAGCTTCTCTAGGGTCTCTAGAACCTCTTTGGCGTGTCCTGCGACCTTGACTCTTCTCCATGCATGGGCGATTCTTCCTTGGGGATCAATAATGAAGGTGGAGCGGATGATTCCTTCAGAGACTTTTCCATAGAGCTTCTTTTCGCCCCACGCTCCAAAGGCTTTGGCGACCTCTTTGGTGGGGTCGCTTAGCAGGGTGATTTTAAGATCGGATTTGGCAATGAAGTTTTGATGGGAGCGAGGAGAATCGGGGCTGACCCCAAGAACGATCGCTTGAAGCGTCTCAAAGCGGGGGAGTGACTCCGTGAAGTCGCACGCCTCTTGGGTGCAGCCGGGGGTGGAATCTTTGGGATAGAAATAGAGAATGATCCAAGCGCCTTTAAGGTCGCGCAGACAGATTTCGGCCTCGTCTTGATTCTTGAGGCAAAAGGCGGGAGCAGATTCCATGGGAGACTCCTTTGATAGGGATGAGTTTTGGATAGAGCTTCTAGCGCGAATTGGCTTAGGCGGATCTAAAGGGATTCATCCTAAAGCTCTTTTTGAACGATGAGTTTCCCCTTGAATCGATGTTTGAGATAGAGTGAAAGGAGTGCCAAAAGGGCCAAAAGGACTAGGGCGATGTAGAGCTTCTCCCTCTCTCCCTCTAGTGCCCCCTCACCGATAAAGGCATAAAGAAACGCTCCGGGGAGAATCCCAAGAAGCGTGCTGGTGAAGAATCGAGCGTAGCTCACTCGCGTGAGCCCCAAAAGGTAGTTGAGTGCATCAAAGGGGACAAAGGGGATGAGGCGAAGTAGAAGAAGGGTCTCAAAGGAGGGATTCTTCTCCAAGAGGGCGACGACTTTGTAGCGCGCGAGGAGTTTTTTAATCGTCTTTTCACCTAAATAGCGCGAGAGAGCAAAGGCGAGCGAGGAGCTGAGACTCGCTCCTGTGGTGATAAGGATAAAGCCCTCCATCGAGCCAAAAAGAGCTCCCCCGATCATCGCCATGAGGACGCTTGGAAAAAGGAGCAGGGGGAGCGTGATAAAGAGAAGGAGGTAGACTAGGGGGGCGAGAATTCCAAAGTCAAGAATGAGGGTTTTGAGCTCTTTGGGCGAGGGGAGTGCGCCTTTGCTTTGATACCAAAAGAGATACAAGAGAAGTGCCCATAATAGAAGAATCACCAATTTTTTCATGATCTTTGGGCCCTTTGAAGCCAGCGATTGAGGAATCGATTCTTCCATTTGGCGAAGAATCCCAAGGGGCGATTTTCGAGACGATTTTGGTAGAGAATCTCTAATAGATGCACTCCCTTTTTCCCTCCGATGGTGAGTCGGTCTGCGCAGGATTGGCAGTAGGTGAGGATAAGCGGTGTAGGGCTCTCTTTGGCGCGATGGATGGCTTGGTTTTTGGCCAGTGCGGGATGGGTGAGCCCCAGCATCCCTCCGCTCCCACAGCAGAGCGTCTTCTCTTTAGAGTTTTTGAACTCTCCAAAAGGAATCCCTGCTTTTTGGAGCACCCCTCGAACGCTTCTGTGGAGCTCGGGATGAGAAATCGAGGGGCAGGGATCGTGCAGGGTGAGGGCTGGCTGATGGGGCTGGGGGGTGAAGGAGCGAGGAAGGGGAATCTCCTCCAGCACCCCATAAAGGGGTTGAATGTCTAGAGAGGGAAGCTCTTTTTTAAAAGTGGTGTAGCAGTTGGAGCAGGCGGTGAGCAAAAGTTTGGGCGAGAGCTCTCTAAGGGCTTGGAGGCTCTTTTGAAAATCCGCTCTAAACCCCTCCTCATCGCCGATGAGTCTCAAGGGTTTTCCGCAACAGTGCTGGAAGTAGCCCACGGAATGAAAATGTTCACCTAAATGGTTTAAGATAGCTTCTATAAGCTCGGGAGAGCGGTTGGCTAGAGCGCATCCAGGCATGAAAGCCACCTCGGGAGAGCGCCCCTTAGAAGCGCTAAAAAGGGGAGAGAAGTTCCATTGTTGAAGCCTTAAGACTTTTTTAAAAGCCAAAGGAGGAGAAGAGGGGGTGAGAATCTTTTTTTGAGCTATAAAGAGCTCACCAAAATCAATCCCCTTGGGGCAAGCCTCCTTGCAAGCTTGACACTCCATGCAAGTGAAGGGGTCAAGGCTAGCTTGGGAGAAGTTTTCTAGAATGGATTTGGGGGAGCGCTCTTGATTCCTTAAAATGACACAAGAGGGAACGCAACGCTTGCAGTCGATGCAGGCTTGGCTCCACTCCATCCTTTTCTCTTTGTTCATCGGACTTGGCGATTCCTCTCCTCTCTTAATCGCCTAAAAAGCATCCATGCCACGCTCAGGGCAAAGAGGATGAGCAATCCTGAGACAAAATAGCCAATGGAGCCCGTCATGGTCTCGCCCGCATAGGAGTAGATAAGGGTGGCGGGGAGTTGCCCCAATCCCGTGGCGACCAGAAAGGGAAGGAGCCGCATTGAGGTGAGTCCTGCGGCGTAGCTTACCGCGTCAAAAGAGACGAAGGGGAGAAGGCGAGTGATGAGAATCGTGTGGGTGCCATATTTAGCAAAAAAAGTGTCCGTCTCCTCTAAGAGCTTGGTTGAGATGAAGCGTTCCACCCCCTCCCTCCCTAGGGATCTAGCGAGCCAAAAGCAGAGTGCTGCTCCCGCCATAGCGCTACTCCAAGAGAGCAGTGCCCCCCAAAAAAATCCAAAAAGGGCAGCGTTGGCAAAGGTGATAAGAAACGCAGGGAGAGGGGCGATGATGGATTGAAGCACCATCAGGGCAAAAGAGACAAGGGGCGCCCAAGCCCCAAAGCCAAGGATGTAGCTCTTGATTCCCTCCACATCCATGGAGGAGAGCGCAGAGATCGATTCCTCAAAAAAGGCGTAAAAGGCGGGAAGCGTGTAGGCAACGCCTATAAAAACAAGAAGCAGAGCGAGGGCTAAGAAGAGGCGAGGCATGGAGCTATTGTATCTCTAAAATATCGCCAATCTTCTCTCTGGGCCAACCATACTGGCCATCGGTGAGAATCCTGAGACGCTCTTTGGCAACTCCCTTGGAGAGGAGATGTTTGTAGGTGCGCTCAGCCCCGATTTTACCTTGGGGGCAGACCACAATGACGAGACCTTCGGGTTTAATTTGCGAAAGAATCGCATCAATTTTAGCCTTGTCTTCAGCGCTCTTCACAGGGAAAGCCGTGGTGCTAATGGCGCCTTTTAAATGCTCTTCGGCGAAATCTTCGGCCACTTGAATGTCAATGAGTGTGAGGCTTTTTCCCTCTCTCACCAAGGGGGCGAGCTCTTCAGCGGAGATATATTGATAGGAAGTACCAAAGCAGCCACTCCAAAATAGCCACAAGGGAAAGAGGAGAATGAGGGAGAATCGAAAAGATTTCATAGGGATTCCTTTGGGTTGTTTGGGAGTTGAGCCTTGCACGAAGGCCAAATCAACACCGATTGATAGGGTGAGGATAATATTGGATTATAGCTTGCATAAAGATAAAATTTTAATTTACCTTTATGGAATTGCCACAGACAGGGATTATAGCGAAAGATAAACCAAGGCTGGCTACAATTCTTGCAGCTATTTTCCCAATCATCCACTTTAATCATTCAAAGGAGTCTCATGGAGGCGACTGACTATCGCTTGCGCTTGAAAGAGAGCGTGGTGGGTTTACAGTTTTTGTTTGTGGCGTTTGGCGCGCTTGTGCTTGTGCCTATCCTCACGGGTCTCAATCCCAATGTGGCACTCTTTACAGCAGGCATAGGGACGCTGATTTTTCAGTTTATCAATAGAGAGAAAGTCCCTCCTGTTTTTCTTGCCTCTTCGTTTGCCTTTATTGCGCCCATTATTGCAGGCGTGCAGCAGTGGGGGATCGAAGGGACGATGGGCGGATTGGTGGCGGCAGGCTTTTTTTATGTGATCTTGAGTCTTGTGGTTCGCCTTAGAGGGGATGGCTTCATCCATCGCCTGCTCCCTCCTATTGTCGTGGGGCCTGTGATTATGACCATTGGACTTATCCTCTCTCCTGTGGCGGTTAATATGGCGCTCGGAAAAACAGGAGATGGAGCGATAGTGCTTGTGGAAGAGGATATTGCACTCATTCTCTCTATGCTCTCTTTGAGTGCGGCGGTACTCGCTGCGCTTCTTGGAAGGGGATTCTTAAGACTCCTACCGATTCTTTGCGGAATTGCAGTGGGCTATGTCGCGGCGCTCTTTTTGGGCGTGGTGAACTTTAATCCCATCCTTGAGGCTCCTTGGGTGGCAGTTCCTGCCTTTAGTGCGCCTGTGTGGAATTGGGAAGCGGTCATTTTCCTTTTCCCAATCGCAATCGCTCCAGCGGTGGAGCATATTGGTGATATGCTAGCCATCAGCAATGTCACAGGCAAAAACTATCTTGAAAAACCTGGTCTTAAAAACACTCTTTTGGGCGATGGCATCGCCACATCAGCCGCCGCTCTTCTAGGCGGCCCTCCCAATACGACCTACTCAGAAGTGACAGGGGCAGTGACGCTCACCAAAGCTTACAATCCCGCGATCATGACATGGGCAGCGATCTTTGCCATCATGGCAGCGTTTATTGGGAAGATTGGAGGATTTTTGCAGACGATTCCCACACCTGTGATGGGGGGAATCTTGCTCATTCTCTTTGGAATTATCACCTCGGTGGGAATTGGAACGCTGGTGAAAGCCAAGGTTGACTTTGGGAATTCTCGTAATATGATTATTGTTTCACTCATCCTCATCTTTGCCATTGGGGGGATGACATTTCAAATCGGAGGCGTAGGTTTTAGCGGGATTGGTCTTGGGGCGATCGTGGGAATTGCGCTCAATCTCATCCTTCCCAAAGGAAGGCATGACATCGATCTTTAGGAGAGTTTTGGGGAGCGGGAGGCAACGAACTCTCGCACGTGGGCGCGAATCTCCTCGTCGATAAAAAACTCTAGCCGCATCACCGAGAGAGGCAGCCCCGATTCTTTGAGCTTCACTTCATCTTTTTCTGTCACTAAAAGCGAGCTTGCCTCATGCTCTTTCATGGCTTTTTGTAGGGTTTTTATATCGAAAAAGGCGTGATCTTTGTAGGCGATTTTTCCTACCACCTCGGGCAAGAATCGCTCTAGCCTAGAAGGGCTGGCAATGGCTGTGACTAGGAGCATCCTTGGGGTGGGGTTGGAAATATTCACTTCGCGTCTATACTCTTTGCCCTCTTTGGCAAGAATATCCGCGCTTTGGTAGAGCGAGGGACGCTCTCTGTAGGCCCCTGAGGGGATGCATAGTTTAAAGTGAGGCTCAAGGAGGGGACGCAAAAGAATATTGAGCTTGTTGTAGGGGAAGCGGAATCCATCATCCAAAAAGATGATATCTTTACCGAGCTCTATGGCCTTGTTGATTCCTTTGGCGCGATCTTCGGAGACGATCACGGTCGCCTTGGGAAGCTTTTGGGCGATGAGCATCGCCTCATCTCCACTCTTTGGAGTCTCCTCTAAAATCTTGCCCTCGTGAGAGACCACCAATAGCCCTTTGGAGCCTCTTTTATAGCCTCTAGAGACCACGGCGACCCTATCTTCATACTCCTTGGCAAGGGCGATGAGAAAAGGGGTTTTACCAGTGCCTCCAACCACTAGATTTCCAATGCTAATAAGGGTAGCGGGAAACTCTCTCTTGAGTGAGAGGGCGCGTCTAGTGGTGGCAATGGTGCAGTAGAGGAGGGAGAGAGGGAGAAGCGCGAGGGCGACCCCTTTTTGGACGGGGGAGGGGCGATAGAAATATCGCTCAATAAAGCGCATTAAACGCGACCCTTGTCCACGATTTTGATCTGTTCACAAACAAAAAGCACATCCTCATCACTCATTTTGGTGTGAATGGGCAAGGAGAGCACCTGCTGGTAGTTGCGAAGCGCGCTGGGGAAGTTGTTGACCTTGAGAGCGTATTTGGTTTTGTAGTAGCTAAGAAGGTGGAGAGGAATAAAATGGAGCCCTGTTTGGACCCCCCTTTCTTTGAGCTCCTTGGCAAAGCCATCGCGATTCTTGTCAATCTTAACGATGTAGGCGGAAAAGACATGTTCACTGGAGCGCGCAGGGATGGAGAGATGCGCGAGATTAGAGAGCTCTCTGTCATAGATTTTGGCGATCTCTTTGCGGCGTGCGATGATTTTGTCAATCTTTCTTAGCTGGGCGAGGCAGCAAGCCGCGGCAATTTGAGTGAGGTCATATTTGTTTCCAATATCAAGCACATCATAAATATACTCAGGGTGCTCACTCCCCTCTTCATCCTGCACCATGGCGTGGTAGCGTAAAAGAGTTGCTTTTTGGGCGAGCTCGTCGTCATTGGTGACGATCATGCCGCCATTAGCGATGCAGTGAAGCTTGTCGGGAAAGAAGCTAAAAATGGTCGCATCCGCTCCAAGGGAACCCACCTTTTTGCCCCCTTGGGAGAGCCCCATGGCGTAGGTGGCGTCCTCGATGATTTTGATTCCATATTTTTTGCCCAAGGCATAGAAACTCTCTATTCCGGCCATTCCTCCTGCAATATGGCTGACAATAATTCCTCTTAGTTTTTTGGAATCGTTTTTTTCTAAAATCTCTTCGCAGCGCTCCGCCAAAAGATTGAAATCTTTCTCACTCACATCAATAAAAATAGGCTCAGCGTCAAAGTGGCGAATCACTTCGGGGATGAAAGGGTGGCAATTGACCGAGCAGAGCATCTTATCGCCCCGTTTGAGATCTAGCGCACAGAGGCAGAGGTGCATCGCTGCGGTGCCATCGCTAGTGCTGATGGCGTGCTTGGTGCCAATATACTTCTTAAACTGCTCCTCTAGCAGAGAGACTTTGGAGTCTTTGCCAGAGAGTGCGCTTAAAATCTCGCTACTTTCGGAATCATCAATATCGGGGGCAAAAAATGGGATGGTCTCCATACTTCCTCCTTGGCGTGGTTGCGTGATGATGAAACTTGGAGAGGAGGCGCTCCTTAAAGTCGCCCTCTCACTTGGGCGATGGGAGGCATCTCACTCTTAAATTTATTAGTTGAAATTCTTTTTAAGACCATTTCGACTAGCTCTTTGGCGTGCCCTTTGGCCAAAAGCTCCTCTTTGGAGAGCTTAAGCTCGATATGGTCGAATAGAAGTTGATCCATGTCATTATAGCTAAAACCCAACTCTTTTTCATCGCTCTGCCCCTCAAAGAGATCGGCACTTGGGGCTTTTTGGATAATTTCATCAGGAATGCTTAAAAATTTAGCTAACTGAAAAATCTCGGTTTTGTAAAGATCACCGATAGGGTTGAGTGCGCAAGCGGTATCGCCATAGAGCGTTCCATAGCCCAAGAGAATCTCGCTTTTGTTGCCTGTTCCTATCACGAGCCGATTCTCTTTAAAGGAGAAGTCATAGAGCGTGATCATCCTAAATCTAGCGCAAGCATTGCCAATACGAAGAGGGGTGGCCTCAGGGTGGAGCTCCCTGAAGGCAAGTTCTAAAGGGGCGATGGATTGGATGTGGTGAGAGAGGTTGAATCGCTCACAAAGAAGCAAGGCGTGCTCGACACTCTCTTTAGAGGAGACAGAGGAGGGCATGAGCAGGGCGTGAAGATTCTCTCCAATGGCCTCTTGGCAAAGCCTCGCCACTACGGCTGAATCGACTCCTCCACTAAGGCCAACAACAACCTTTTTAAAGCCTCTTTGGGCCAGCTCTTGACGCAAGAAATCGACTAATTGATTCACGAGTGCAGATGGGTTGGTGAGAGTCATTAGGGTTACCTTTGATCGTGGGAGTGGTGAGATGATTTTATCCAAAGTGGATAAAAGTTAGGATAAGATTCTAAGGTTTAAAAATTAATTTCCATCCCTTAAGGGATTGATAAAAAAGGAGTCACCATGTTCAAAAGAATCGCCCTGCTTTCTATTGTAGCGGCATCTTCATTGTGGGCTGCCGGAAACAACCTCTATGAGATTACTCCGACAATCGGCGGGTCTATCCACCTTGGTAATGATAAATATAAAAATGACGCTGATCTCTCCTATGGCCTTAGATTTGCTAATCGAGTCACGGAGAATGCATTGGTGGAGATTGGGTATGATCGCGTGGATGGGGCTAAATACTCTAATAGCTCTGAAAAGACCGATCTTGACCGCTACTTTTTGAGCGTCATTTATGAGTATAGCGACTACAAGACGCTTATCCCCTACGCGCTAGTTGGATTTGGCTATGAGGATGTAGAGAATGAGCGACAAAGCCTCAATAGTGCAGGTTTTGGGCAGTGGGGATTGGGATTGCGTTATGTGATGAGCGAGAATCTCCACCTTAAAACCGAGATCAAGCACCTGCTTAGCCTTGATGGACGTAGCGATGCGCTTGTCTCTGTTGGGCTCGCGATTCCTTTTGGCGAATTTGCCAAAGAGAGCCCCAAACCCCTCAAAGTTAAAGAGCCTGAGCCCATCAAGCCTGCTCCTGTAGCGAGCGCTCCACTAGATAGCGATGGAGATGGGGTCACTGATGATAAAGATTTGTGTCCTGGAACGCCCAAGAATTTCAAAGTCAATCAAGAGGGTTGCCCCATCCAGTACACTTTCTTGGTTCAATTCCCCTTTGATTCGGCCGAGATCACCCCTGCTTATATGGATGAGGTGAAAGATTTTGCCCTCTTTTTGGAGAATCACAAAGGCGTGAGCGCCAAGCTAGAGGGGCACACCGACAGCAAGGGAAGTGACGCCTATAATAAAAAGCTCTCCGCCAAACGATCCAACGCCGTGAAAGAAGCTCTAATCAAGCTTGGAATCGACAAGAGCCGATTGAGCTCTGAAGGATTTGGAGAGGAGCGACCCATCGCGGATAACGCTACGGATGAAGGACGACAAAAAAATCGAAGAGTTGAAGCGATCATCGCCCCACTTAAAAAATAAATGTAACCGTTTCTTTATGAAGCGTTCACTATGATACTTCCCGTCTTCTAAACCTAAACGCGAAGGGCTTATTGGGCTTGCCCTTGAGCTCTTCGCTTGGAATCCTTTGAGAGAGTGGTGTGCAGAGATGAAACCCGTAATCAACCAAGATGTAGCGATCTATTATTCTGAGCCCCTGCTTGATTCTAAGGAGGCCAAAAGCATCTGCGAAGTCTTGGCCACCAGTGCCGCCACGATCAAGAGCCTTCAGCTTAAAGCCCTCTTCTTCTCCTTTGAAAAAACCGAGCAATTTGAGCCTCAAGCGGTCGTCTCTATCGCTAAAACCCTACTGGCCATTCAAAATAAGCTTGAAGTCGTCACCGCTTTTTGCGGGTATAGCGAAAAGCAATTTCAGGAGCTCAAAGAGATTTTCCCCAATAAAAGCATCCCGCTTTTTAAGACGGCTGAGATGGCGATGCTTTTCTTGGGGATCAAGATTCCTCGCACAGCGCATCCCATCGTGCTTTTCGATCAAGATGGGATGACCCAAACCATCGTCTCCCAAGAGCTCTCTTCCAAGGGCTTTAAAGTCCACGCCGCGCTCAATCAGCAGGATTTCTCTAAGAAGAAGCGGGAATTTGGGAATAATGCTATCTATATTTATGATATCTTTTTTGATGTGACGGGCAACTACATTCCTGTGCGAATCTCCAAGGGAATCGTCACCTACAAACTCTATAAGAATCTAGATGGTAAGCTCCACCTTCATTTCAACTCCCAAGCCCATGTGGCTCGAATGGCAGAGGGGTACAAGGTCTTTGCCTTTGATGCAAGCGATGTGAAGTCGATGAATATTAAAGTGATTGACTTTTTTGTCTCTTTAGCGCTCAATGGGGTGAAATATGATGCCTTTATCGCTATTTTTGGCTTGACCAAGGAGCTCGTGGCGCTTGATGTGGCGCAGAAAATGACGCGAAGCGGAGTGAAATTTTTTGAGAGCGAGAAGGCCTTCATGCATGATAGCACTGTGGTGCAGTTGGCTCGAAGCTATCAGGCCAAACGACCTGCGGGACTCACCAAAAAACTGGTCTCAAAACTCCCTGTTTTTATCGATGCATCCCTAGAGACGCTCACCTCGCTCACGGGTGGAGAGGCGATGAAGCAATCTCATAAGATCACGCAGTGTGCCATTAGTGAGACGAGTGATCTCATGGGTGCCGTGATCAGCTTTGAGGGCGATATTTCGGGGATGCTGGCTTTAGCGTTCAATCAAGCCATTGCCAAAGAGGCAGCGCTCATGATGCTAGGAGAAGAGGCAAACTCTTCTACGGAGCTCTTGGATGTGGTCTCTGAGTTCACTAACATCATTGCTGGACGGAGCAAGGCGCTCTTGTCTGAGGATGAGACCACCATCTCCATCTCCCTTCCTAA comes from Wolinella succinogenes DSM 1740 and encodes:
- a CDS encoding rhodanese-like domain-containing protein — its product is MKSFRFSLILLFPLWLFWSGCFGTSYQYISAEELAPLVREGKSLTLIDIQVAEDFAEEHLKGAISTTAFPVKSAEDKAKIDAILSQIKPEGLVIVVCPQGKIGAERTYKHLLSKGVAKERLRILTDGQYGWPREKIGDILEIQ
- a CDS encoding TVP38/TMEM64 family protein, with the translated sequence MKKLVILLLWALLLYLFWYQSKGALPSPKELKTLILDFGILAPLVYLLLFITLPLLLFPSVLMAMIGGALFGSMEGFILITTGASLSSSLAFALSRYLGEKTIKKLLARYKVVALLEKNPSFETLLLLRLIPFVPFDALNYLLGLTRVSYARFFTSTLLGILPGAFLYAFIGEGALEGEREKLYIALVLLALLALLSLYLKHRFKGKLIVQKEL
- a CDS encoding NAD+ synthase: MTLTNPSALVNQLVDFLRQELAQRGFKKVVVGLSGGVDSAVVARLCQEAIGENLHALLMPSSVSSKESVEHALLLCERFNLSHHIQSIAPLELAFRELHPEATPLRIGNACARFRMITLYDFSFKENRLVIGTGNKSEILLGYGTLYGDTACALNPIGDLYKTEIFQLAKFLSIPDEIIQKAPSADLFEGQSDEKELGFSYNDMDQLLFDHIELKLSKEELLAKGHAKELVEMVLKRISTNKFKSEMPPIAQVRGRL
- a CDS encoding tetraacyldisaccharide 4'-kinase produces the protein MRFIERYFYRPSPVQKGVALALLPLSLLYCTIATTRRALSLKREFPATLISIGNLVVGGTGKTPFLIALAKEYEDRVAVVSRGYKRGSKGLLVVSHEGKILEETPKSGDEAMLIAQKLPKATVIVSEDRAKGINKAIELGKDIIFLDDGFRFPYNKLNILLRPLLEPHFKLCIPSGAYRERPSLYQSADILAKEGKEYRREVNISNPTPRMLLVTAIASPSRLERFLPEVVGKIAYKDHAFFDIKTLQKAMKEHEASSLLVTEKDEVKLKESGLPLSVMRLEFFIDEEIRAHVREFVASRSPKLS
- a CDS encoding DegT/DnrJ/EryC1/StrS family aminotransferase — protein: METIPFFAPDIDDSESSEILSALSGKDSKVSLLEEQFKKYIGTKHAISTSDGTAAMHLCLCALDLKRGDKMLCSVNCHPFIPEVIRHFDAEPIFIDVSEKDFNLLAERCEEILEKNDSKKLRGIIVSHIAGGMAGIESFYALGKKYGIKIIEDATYAMGLSQGGKKVGSLGADATIFSFFPDKLHCIANGGMIVTNDDELAQKATLLRYHAMVQDEEGSEHPEYIYDVLDIGNKYDLTQIAAACCLAQLRKIDKIIARRKEIAKIYDRELSNLAHLSIPARSSEHVFSAYIVKIDKNRDGFAKELKERGVQTGLHFIPLHLLSYYKTKYALKVNNFPSALRNYQQVLSLPIHTKMSDEDVLFVCEQIKIVDKGRV
- the rpsB gene encoding 30S ribosomal protein S2; amino-acid sequence: MVTMKDLLECGVHFGHQTRRWNPKMKKYIFGVRKNIHIIDLQKTLRYFRYTYNVVRDAAAEGKTVMFVGTKKQASETIKQYADTINAPYVNYRWLGGMLTNFSTIKKSIRKLEVIEEMEASGQIELLTKKEKLMLTRKKEKLEKYLGGVRHMKKAPDMLFVVDAAKEKIAVAEARRLGIPVVAPLDTNCDPDVVDFPIPGNDDAIRSIQLFCKEMAEAIQEGRALAGSEEGEATEEVTPASEAEKQEVLAEAMSEEGDALQESEVVEEEEK
- the bcp gene encoding thioredoxin-dependent thiol peroxidase, whose product is MESAPAFCLKNQDEAEICLRDLKGAWIILYFYPKDSTPGCTQEACDFTESLPRFETLQAIVLGVSPDSPRSHQNFIAKSDLKITLLSDPTKEVAKAFGAWGEKKLYGKVSEGIIRSTFIIDPQGRIAHAWRRVKVAGHAKEVLETLEKLQKS
- a CDS encoding chemotaxis protein CheX yields the protein MKPVINQDVAIYYSEPLLDSKEAKSICEVLATSAATIKSLQLKALFFSFEKTEQFEPQAVVSIAKTLLAIQNKLEVVTAFCGYSEKQFQELKEIFPNKSIPLFKTAEMAMLFLGIKIPRTAHPIVLFDQDGMTQTIVSQELSSKGFKVHAALNQQDFSKKKREFGNNAIYIYDIFFDVTGNYIPVRISKGIVTYKLYKNLDGKLHLHFNSQAHVARMAEGYKVFAFDASDVKSMNIKVIDFFVSLALNGVKYDAFIAIFGLTKELVALDVAQKMTRSGVKFFESEKAFMHDSTVVQLARSYQAKRPAGLTKKLVSKLPVFIDASLETLTSLTGGEAMKQSHKITQCAISETSDLMGAVISFEGDISGMLALAFNQAIAKEAALMMLGEEANSSTELLDVVSEFTNIIAGRSKALLSEDETTISISLPKTCKNFSELMTTLGNRQGVQIDLLLNNKPLYLFLTH
- a CDS encoding uracil-xanthine permease family protein, which encodes MEATDYRLRLKESVVGLQFLFVAFGALVLVPILTGLNPNVALFTAGIGTLIFQFINREKVPPVFLASSFAFIAPIIAGVQQWGIEGTMGGLVAAGFFYVILSLVVRLRGDGFIHRLLPPIVVGPVIMTIGLILSPVAVNMALGKTGDGAIVLVEEDIALILSMLSLSAAVLAALLGRGFLRLLPILCGIAVGYVAALFLGVVNFNPILEAPWVAVPAFSAPVWNWEAVIFLFPIAIAPAVEHIGDMLAISNVTGKNYLEKPGLKNTLLGDGIATSAAALLGGPPNTTYSEVTGAVTLTKAYNPAIMTWAAIFAIMAAFIGKIGGFLQTIPTPVMGGILLILFGIITSVGIGTLVKAKVDFGNSRNMIIVSLILIFAIGGMTFQIGGVGFSGIGLGAIVGIALNLILPKGRHDIDL
- a CDS encoding (Fe-S)-binding protein — translated: MNKEKRMEWSQACIDCKRCVPSCVILRNQERSPKSILENFSQASLDPFTCMECQACKEACPKGIDFGELFIAQKKILTPSSPPLAFKKVLRLQQWNFSPLFSASKGRSPEVAFMPGCALANRSPELIEAILNHLGEHFHSVGYFQHCCGKPLRLIGDEEGFRADFQKSLQALRELSPKLLLTACSNCYTTFKKELPSLDIQPLYGVLEEIPLPRSFTPQPHQPALTLHDPCPSISHPELHRSVRGVLQKAGIPFGEFKNSKEKTLCCGSGGMLGLTHPALAKNQAIHRAKESPTPLILTYCQSCADRLTIGGKKGVHLLEILYQNRLENRPLGFFAKWKNRFLNRWLQRAQRS
- a CDS encoding TVP38/TMEM64 family protein, producing the protein MPRLFLALALLLVFIGVAYTLPAFYAFFEESISALSSMDVEGIKSYILGFGAWAPLVSFALMVLQSIIAPLPAFLITFANAALFGFFWGALLSWSSAMAGAALCFWLARSLGREGVERFISTKLLEETDTFFAKYGTHTILITRLLPFVSFDAVSYAAGLTSMRLLPFLVATGLGQLPATLIYSYAGETMTGSIGYFVSGLLILFALSVAWMLFRRLREERNRQVR
- a CDS encoding OmpA family protein codes for the protein MFKRIALLSIVAASSLWAAGNNLYEITPTIGGSIHLGNDKYKNDADLSYGLRFANRVTENALVEIGYDRVDGAKYSNSSEKTDLDRYFLSVIYEYSDYKTLIPYALVGFGYEDVENERQSLNSAGFGQWGLGLRYVMSENLHLKTEIKHLLSLDGRSDALVSVGLAIPFGEFAKESPKPLKVKEPEPIKPAPVASAPLDSDGDGVTDDKDLCPGTPKNFKVNQEGCPIQYTFLVQFPFDSAEITPAYMDEVKDFALFLENHKGVSAKLEGHTDSKGSDAYNKKLSAKRSNAVKEALIKLGIDKSRLSSEGFGEERPIADNATDEGRQKNRRVEAIIAPLKK